In the genome of Streptomyces collinus, one region contains:
- a CDS encoding prepilin peptidase, translating to MSTWALVLAAAVWGAAAGALLPRAAYRFSAPSGEAWRGECPGGHALGGWLGRAACRECAEPGYGPRTTPLVIATALVCAVLAAATGTRPELGVWLLLAPAGVLLTVVDFRVRRLPDPLTLPFAGAALVLLGLTALVPEHAGHWTTAVLGSLALGGGYFVLFLINPAGMGFGDVKLALGAGAALGWYGWPTVMLGTFVGFLLGALYGAALVITRRADRKSAIPFGPFLITGALLGLLVGAYTA from the coding sequence ATGAGCACCTGGGCGCTGGTCCTCGCCGCCGCGGTGTGGGGTGCGGCGGCCGGAGCGCTGCTGCCGCGGGCGGCCTACCGGTTCTCGGCACCCTCGGGGGAGGCCTGGCGGGGGGAGTGCCCCGGCGGGCACGCCCTCGGGGGCTGGCTGGGGCGCGCGGCGTGCCGAGAGTGCGCGGAGCCCGGGTACGGGCCGCGTACGACGCCCCTGGTGATCGCCACCGCCCTGGTCTGCGCCGTCCTCGCCGCCGCGACCGGCACCCGCCCCGAGCTCGGGGTCTGGCTGCTGCTCGCCCCGGCCGGCGTCCTGCTGACGGTCGTCGACTTCCGCGTACGGCGCCTGCCCGACCCGCTCACCCTGCCCTTCGCCGGTGCCGCCCTGGTCCTGCTGGGCCTCACCGCCCTCGTCCCCGAACACGCGGGCCACTGGACCACCGCCGTGCTCGGCTCCCTCGCCCTGGGCGGCGGCTACTTCGTCCTGTTCCTCATCAACCCCGCGGGCATGGGCTTCGGCGACGTCAAACTCGCCCTCGGCGCGGGCGCCGCCCTCGGCTGGTACGGCTGGCCGACGGTCATGCTCGGCACCTTCGTCGGCTTCCTCCTGGGCGCCCTGTACGGCGCGGCCCTCGTCATCACCCGCCGGGCCGACCGCAAGTCAGCCATCCCGTTCGGCCCGTTCCTGATCACGGGGGCGTTGCTGGGGCTCCTGGTGGGCGCGTACACGGCCTGA
- a CDS encoding pilus assembly protein TadG-related protein — translation MRSSWPSWWTARAARLDDRGSGAGAVIIFTLVFLSLSAFVIDGGLSISKRERAADIAEQAARYAAQDIDRDALYENEGGPAPINFENCNARVKAFAREMDMTGADIGATHCVAANAEQVEVEVQLTYSPVFTGMFYGGDVVVHGQAVAQNEVG, via the coding sequence ATTCGGTCCTCGTGGCCGTCCTGGTGGACGGCCCGGGCCGCGCGTCTGGACGACCGCGGCTCCGGCGCCGGCGCGGTCATCATCTTCACCCTCGTCTTCCTCTCCCTCTCCGCGTTCGTCATCGACGGCGGCCTGTCCATCTCCAAGCGGGAGCGTGCCGCCGACATCGCCGAACAGGCCGCCCGTTACGCCGCACAGGACATCGACCGTGACGCCCTCTACGAGAACGAGGGCGGCCCCGCGCCGATCAACTTCGAGAACTGCAACGCCCGCGTGAAGGCCTTCGCCCGCGAGATGGACATGACGGGCGCGGACATCGGCGCGACCCACTGCGTGGCGGCGAACGCCGAGCAGGTCGAGGTCGAGGTACAGCTCACGTACTCCCCGGTCTTCACGGGGATGTTCTACGGCGGCGACGTCGTGGTCCACGGGCAGGCGGTGGCGCAGAACGAGGTCGGCTGA
- a CDS encoding TadE family protein yields MPADVGRRARRWVRAARERAAARGDSGMTAIEFVLLTPVLFFMIFATVQFALYFFADHVAQAAAQAGARKARATADEQPGAWRGEARDVVDSYIRQLGPQLVLSPDVTMVQPEQNTVGVEIAARVPTVFPGLDLTVHARSAGPVERFVTDEGN; encoded by the coding sequence ATGCCGGCAGATGTGGGCAGACGGGCACGCCGCTGGGTGCGGGCCGCACGGGAACGTGCGGCCGCCCGCGGCGACTCAGGCATGACCGCGATCGAGTTCGTGCTGCTCACCCCGGTCCTGTTCTTCATGATCTTCGCGACGGTGCAGTTCGCCCTGTACTTCTTCGCGGACCACGTCGCCCAGGCGGCGGCCCAGGCCGGAGCCCGCAAGGCCCGCGCCACGGCGGACGAACAGCCGGGTGCGTGGCGGGGCGAGGCGCGGGACGTGGTGGACAGCTACATTCGCCAGCTCGGCCCCCAACTGGTCCTGTCCCCGGACGTGACGATGGTGCAGCCGGAGCAGAACACGGTGGGCGTGGAGATCGCGGCGAGGGTCCCGACGGTGTTTCCCGGACTGGACCTGACGGTGCACGCGCGGTCGGCGGGGCCGGTGGAGCGGTTCGTCACGGACGAGGGGAACTGA
- a CDS encoding GNAT family N-acetyltransferase, which yields MNRVLPAVRLRVPTHEDAFAWHRIFDDPDVMEYQGGRSAELSVYEELTARQRRHDAELGFCLWTVLDGSGQVIGFTGAQPWERAWGPAGEIEIGWRLGREHWGKGYVTAAARQTLERMRASGVPGVVAMVDARNSRSIAVTQRLGMRLAETFTTPASQRAGHCYRLDLRNADAA from the coding sequence GTGAATCGAGTTCTCCCCGCTGTGCGGCTTCGCGTCCCCACCCACGAGGACGCGTTCGCCTGGCACCGGATCTTCGACGACCCGGACGTCATGGAGTACCAGGGCGGCAGGTCCGCCGAACTCTCGGTCTACGAGGAGCTCACCGCCCGCCAGCGCCGGCACGACGCCGAACTGGGCTTCTGCCTGTGGACCGTGCTCGACGGGTCGGGGCAGGTCATCGGCTTCACCGGGGCCCAGCCGTGGGAGCGGGCCTGGGGCCCGGCCGGGGAGATCGAGATCGGCTGGCGGCTGGGCCGGGAGCACTGGGGCAAGGGCTACGTCACCGCGGCCGCGCGGCAGACGCTGGAGCGGATGCGGGCCAGTGGCGTCCCGGGTGTCGTCGCGATGGTCGACGCCCGCAACAGCCGGTCCATCGCGGTGACCCAGCGCCTGGGGATGCGCCTCGCGGAGACGTTCACGACTCCGGCCTCGCAGCGGGCGGGGCACTGCTACCGGCTCGACCTCCGGAACGCTGACGCAGCGTAG
- a CDS encoding BTAD domain-containing putative transcriptional regulator, translated as MRIRRRSFGDFVKAFFAFLALAVLLVGVPGALATQIGWPLPDGVPSFDWLQQEITVQTFLNILTVIVWLAWAQFTACVLVEMKAALSGVGVPGRVPGAGPSQLLARQLVAALLLVGATAASFTPGLSQLGNSYDANQKPTVAAAQATPGLFAQQQEQASGAAAALAEQASHAAAHADAGGSTAQQGDTKFYRIQPPEGRHHDSLWEIAQRHLGDGRRYKEIFELNKDRVQPDGSKLSEASLIRPGWIMEMPGDARGGDLVEMPDEAPNVSPDVQQQISDYALTGDHAQGAGAQGGSGHAHGGGATQVSVPEQRRPAHDTGHQQATAVGAESDSSFGLPEALLTAPLLAAGLLGALGRRRRQALWQSAFGSVGGRRGMEPPTPTGDAQDVQDALLVGADPEGVRLLDRSLRGLAASLAEESRALPVVYAAWLSNGDLHLQLAQPAGKPPAPWQQGQDQTFWMLSRTDAERYEDVDTAAPYPGLVSLGTMDDSRLLLNLEAVPGIVSLSGREADRAAVFASVAAELATNGWSDRMTITLVGFGEDLTPLAPNRIRHLEDVEALVETMEAETRQRRGALGAAGHDSVLTGRTGPAQHTRWAPHLVLLAAQPSAEDAVKLAELAADAGRLGIGYLVGSETGDLPGAAWEMEITAQGKLLAPLLGLELDAQLLPAAQQRAVVELFVEADPERETDGPASTPPFLVDISEQGRPAVYARLVGPYEIIGLDNPDGERSALLHEALALLLLHREGVHPRVLSSALWPRGVTDDVRSALLDRLHDWLGTDPDGTPRLATDGSGRLTLAKSVVSDLDVLRSLYHEATQGRGVDSRAVRGRLLTDALVLVRGPLLADRPEGRYRWLTHEIVDAQLPLLVADTGLALCEFHMEKDRAEKAIEALQAALRTAPADERLWHELLRATHATGDTDRLTALATDLIGRSGARGLPPRTEALLDELLPTWRDAIAAVG; from the coding sequence GTGCGGATCCGGCGTCGGTCGTTCGGGGACTTCGTGAAGGCGTTCTTCGCCTTCCTCGCCCTGGCCGTGCTGCTCGTCGGTGTGCCGGGCGCGCTGGCCACGCAGATCGGGTGGCCGCTGCCGGACGGGGTGCCCAGTTTCGACTGGCTGCAGCAAGAGATCACCGTTCAGACCTTCCTGAACATCCTCACCGTGATCGTGTGGCTGGCGTGGGCGCAGTTCACGGCGTGCGTGCTCGTGGAGATGAAGGCCGCGCTGTCGGGTGTCGGCGTGCCGGGGCGGGTGCCCGGCGCCGGGCCGAGCCAGTTGCTCGCGCGGCAGCTCGTCGCCGCGCTGCTGCTCGTCGGCGCCACCGCCGCCAGCTTCACGCCCGGGCTGTCGCAGCTCGGGAACAGCTACGACGCCAACCAGAAGCCGACCGTCGCGGCCGCCCAGGCCACCCCGGGCCTCTTCGCCCAGCAGCAGGAGCAGGCCTCCGGCGCCGCGGCCGCGCTCGCCGAGCAGGCCTCGCACGCCGCCGCCCACGCCGACGCCGGCGGCAGCACCGCCCAGCAGGGCGACACGAAGTTCTACCGGATCCAGCCGCCCGAGGGACGCCACCACGACTCCCTGTGGGAGATAGCCCAACGGCACCTCGGTGACGGGCGTCGCTACAAGGAGATCTTCGAGCTCAACAAGGACCGCGTGCAGCCGGACGGGTCCAAGCTCTCCGAGGCCAGCCTCATCCGGCCCGGCTGGATCATGGAGATGCCGGGCGACGCCCGCGGCGGCGACCTCGTCGAGATGCCCGACGAGGCACCCAACGTGTCGCCCGACGTGCAGCAGCAGATCAGCGACTACGCCCTGACCGGTGACCACGCGCAGGGCGCAGGTGCTCAGGGCGGCAGCGGCCACGCCCACGGTGGCGGCGCCACCCAGGTGTCCGTCCCCGAACAGCGGCGGCCCGCCCACGACACCGGGCACCAGCAGGCCACGGCCGTCGGCGCCGAGTCCGACAGCTCCTTCGGCCTCCCCGAAGCCCTCCTCACCGCACCCCTCCTCGCCGCCGGTCTCCTCGGCGCCCTGGGACGGCGGCGCCGGCAGGCGCTGTGGCAGTCGGCGTTCGGGTCCGTCGGCGGGCGGCGCGGCATGGAGCCGCCCACGCCGACCGGTGACGCGCAGGACGTCCAGGACGCGCTGCTCGTCGGCGCCGACCCCGAGGGCGTACGGCTGCTCGACCGGAGCCTGCGCGGGCTCGCCGCATCCCTCGCCGAGGAGTCGCGCGCGCTGCCGGTCGTGTACGCGGCCTGGCTCAGCAACGGCGACCTGCACCTCCAGCTCGCCCAGCCCGCCGGGAAGCCCCCGGCCCCCTGGCAGCAGGGCCAGGACCAGACGTTCTGGATGCTCTCCCGCACCGACGCCGAGCGCTACGAGGACGTCGACACGGCCGCGCCCTACCCGGGCCTGGTCAGCCTCGGCACCATGGACGACTCGCGGCTGCTGCTCAACCTGGAGGCCGTGCCCGGCATCGTCTCGCTGAGCGGCCGGGAGGCCGACCGGGCCGCCGTGTTCGCCTCCGTCGCCGCCGAGTTGGCGACCAACGGCTGGTCCGACCGCATGACCATCACGCTCGTCGGCTTCGGCGAGGACCTCACCCCGCTCGCCCCGAACCGCATCCGGCACCTGGAGGACGTCGAGGCGCTCGTCGAGACCATGGAGGCCGAGACGCGGCAGCGGCGGGGGGCGCTCGGTGCCGCCGGGCACGATTCCGTCCTCACCGGGCGCACCGGGCCCGCCCAGCACACCCGTTGGGCCCCGCACCTCGTCCTGCTCGCCGCCCAGCCGTCCGCGGAGGACGCCGTCAAGCTCGCCGAACTCGCCGCCGACGCCGGCCGTCTCGGCATCGGCTACCTCGTCGGCAGCGAGACCGGCGATCTGCCCGGCGCCGCCTGGGAGATGGAGATCACCGCCCAGGGCAAGCTGCTCGCACCGCTCCTCGGGCTCGAACTCGACGCGCAGCTGCTGCCGGCGGCCCAGCAGCGGGCCGTGGTCGAGCTGTTCGTCGAGGCCGACCCGGAGCGCGAGACCGACGGGCCCGCCTCCACCCCGCCGTTCCTCGTCGACATCAGCGAGCAGGGCCGGCCGGCCGTGTACGCCCGACTGGTCGGACCGTACGAGATCATCGGCCTGGACAACCCGGACGGGGAGCGCAGCGCACTGCTGCACGAGGCCCTCGCCCTGCTGCTCCTGCACCGCGAGGGCGTGCACCCGCGGGTGCTGTCCTCCGCGCTGTGGCCGCGCGGCGTCACCGACGACGTGCGCAGCGCGCTGCTCGACCGGCTGCACGACTGGCTCGGCACGGACCCCGACGGCACGCCGCGCCTGGCCACCGACGGCTCCGGCCGGCTCACGCTCGCCAAGTCGGTCGTCTCCGACCTGGACGTGCTGCGGTCCCTGTACCACGAGGCCACCCAGGGCAGGGGCGTCGACAGCCGGGCCGTGCGCGGGCGGCTGCTCACGGACGCGCTGGTGCTGGTGCGCGGGCCGCTGCTCGCCGACCGGCCCGAGGGGCGTTACCGGTGGCTGACCCACGAGATCGTGGATGCCCAGCTGCCGCTGCTCGTCGCGGACACGGGGCTCGCGCTGTGCGAGTTCCACATGGAGAAGGACCGCGCGGAGAAGGCCATCGAGGCGCTGCAGGCGGCCCTGCGCACCGCTCCGGCCGACGAGCGGCTGTGGCACGAGCTGCTGCGCGCCACCCACGCCACCGGCGACACGGACCGGCTGACCGCCCTCGCCACCGACCTCATCGGCCGCAGCGGGGCCCGTGGGCTGCCGCCGCGCACCGAGGCACTGCTCGACGAGCTGCTGCCGACGTGGCGCGACGCGATCGCCGCGGTGGGATGA
- a CDS encoding chitinase: protein MRSYRKPAAAGLGCLFALATAACSGQGDAAPAASEAPTPAASATSPTATAAAGTSYAPYLSATEAAGTDSAGSPTTYNLAFVIADGDDCIPRWNGTHAIGDAKVASRIAKLTADGGRVRVSFGGASGKELAANCGSAAELAAAYGKALDAAGTTLADFDIEGDELSDSASVALRSKAIAQLQKERAGLEVSFTLPVMPSGLDKDGLALLASANDNGVQVSTVNLMTMNYGSSYDGDMGGYARTAAQAAHTQLKKVFGTSDAAAWQGMALTSMIGVNDVENETFTLGDAAEVRAFAEEKGIAWVSMWSTARDRQCAKGSDSAKAATDCSGVTQGSGAFGKALAG from the coding sequence ATGAGGAGTTACCGGAAACCGGCGGCGGCCGGGCTGGGTTGTCTGTTCGCCCTCGCCACCGCCGCATGCTCCGGGCAGGGCGACGCGGCACCTGCGGCCTCAGAGGCCCCCACGCCCGCCGCGTCCGCCACGTCTCCCACAGCGACGGCCGCGGCCGGCACCTCGTACGCCCCGTACCTCAGCGCCACCGAGGCCGCCGGCACCGACTCGGCCGGCTCCCCCACGACGTACAACCTGGCGTTCGTCATAGCCGACGGCGACGACTGCATCCCGCGCTGGAACGGCACCCACGCCATCGGCGACGCGAAGGTCGCCTCGCGCATCGCGAAGCTCACGGCGGACGGCGGCCGGGTCCGGGTCTCCTTCGGCGGCGCCTCCGGCAAGGAACTCGCGGCGAACTGCGGCAGCGCCGCGGAACTGGCGGCGGCCTACGGCAAGGCCCTGGACGCGGCCGGCACCACCCTCGCCGACTTCGACATCGAGGGGGACGAACTCTCCGACTCCGCCTCCGTCGCCCTGCGTTCGAAGGCGATCGCGCAGTTGCAGAAGGAACGGGCCGGTCTGGAGGTCTCGTTCACCCTGCCGGTGATGCCCTCGGGTCTCGACAAGGACGGCCTGGCGCTCCTCGCCTCCGCCAACGACAACGGCGTACAGGTCTCCACCGTCAACCTCATGACGATGAACTACGGCTCCTCGTACGACGGTGACATGGGCGGCTACGCCCGCACGGCGGCGCAGGCCGCGCACACCCAGCTGAAGAAGGTCTTCGGCACCTCGGACGCGGCCGCCTGGCAGGGCATGGCGCTCACCTCGATGATCGGCGTCAACGACGTCGAGAACGAGACCTTCACGCTCGGCGACGCCGCCGAGGTCCGGGCGTTCGCCGAGGAGAAGGGCATCGCCTGGGTGTCGATGTGGTCGACGGCCCGGGACCGGCAGTGCGCGAAAGGCTCCGACTCGGCCAAGGCGGCGACGGATTGCAGCGGGGTGACGCAGGGGTCGGGGGCGTTCGGGAAGGCCCTCGCGGGCTGA
- the mqnC gene encoding cyclic dehypoxanthinyl futalosine synthase, protein MTEKADLQPILDRAAAGGRITPDEALVLYRDAPLHALGAAADAVRRRRYAGTEHIATYIIERNINYTNVCVTACKFCAFYAPPKAKDKGWTRDLDDILRRCAETVELGGTQIMFQGGHHPDYGVEYYEKHFAAIKKEFPQLVIHSLGASEVEHMARISEVSVEEAIQRIHAAGLDSFAGAGAELLPERPRKAIAPLKESGERWLEIMEIAHNLGVESTSTMLMGTGETNAERIEHLRMIREVQDRTGGFRAFIPYTYQPENNHLKGRTQATLFEYLRMIAIARLFMDNIAHIQGSWLTTGKEVGQLSLHYGADDLGSIMLEENVVSSAGAKHRSNRMEIIDLIRKAGRVPAQRATTYEHLVVHDDPANDPVDDRVVSHISSTAIEGGTAHPELKLLAPN, encoded by the coding sequence GTGACCGAGAAGGCCGACCTTCAGCCCATCCTCGACCGCGCAGCCGCCGGTGGGCGGATCACCCCGGACGAGGCACTCGTGCTGTACCGGGACGCCCCGCTGCACGCCCTGGGCGCCGCCGCCGACGCCGTACGCCGCCGCCGGTACGCCGGCACCGAGCACATCGCGACGTACATCATCGAGCGCAACATCAACTACACGAACGTGTGCGTCACGGCGTGCAAGTTCTGCGCGTTCTACGCCCCGCCGAAGGCCAAGGACAAGGGCTGGACGCGCGACCTGGACGACATCCTGCGCCGCTGCGCGGAGACCGTCGAGCTGGGCGGCACGCAGATCATGTTCCAGGGCGGGCACCACCCGGACTACGGCGTCGAGTACTACGAGAAGCACTTCGCCGCGATCAAGAAGGAATTCCCGCAGCTGGTCATCCACAGCCTGGGGGCGTCCGAGGTCGAGCACATGGCCCGGATCTCCGAGGTGAGCGTGGAGGAGGCCATCCAGCGCATTCACGCCGCCGGTCTCGACTCCTTCGCCGGTGCCGGTGCCGAGCTGCTGCCCGAGCGGCCCCGCAAGGCCATCGCCCCGCTCAAGGAGTCCGGCGAGCGCTGGCTGGAGATCATGGAGATCGCGCACAACCTGGGCGTGGAATCCACCTCCACCATGCTGATGGGCACCGGCGAGACCAACGCCGAGCGCATCGAGCACCTGCGGATGATCCGCGAGGTCCAGGACCGTACGGGCGGCTTCCGCGCCTTCATCCCGTACACCTACCAGCCCGAGAACAACCACCTGAAGGGCCGCACGCAGGCGACGCTCTTCGAGTACCTGCGGATGATCGCCATCGCGCGGCTGTTCATGGACAACATCGCCCACATCCAGGGCTCCTGGCTGACCACGGGCAAGGAGGTCGGGCAGCTCTCCCTGCACTACGGCGCCGACGACCTCGGCTCGATCATGCTGGAGGAGAACGTGGTGTCGTCGGCCGGTGCCAAGCACCGGTCCAACCGGATGGAGATCATCGATCTGATCCGGAAGGCGGGCCGGGTGCCCGCCCAGCGCGCGACCACCTACGAGCACCTCGTCGTCCACGACGACCCGGCGAACGACCCGGTCGACGACCGCGTCGTCTCGCACATCTCCTCGACGGCCATCGAGGGCGGCACGGCTCACCCCGAGCTGAAGCTGCTGGCGCCCAACTGA
- a CDS encoding TadE/TadG family type IV pilus assembly protein: MSVPSHAQRRRSADDSGLSTVEVVILAPVMILFILVLVAFGQLVDGRGALDGAARDAARAGSIQKDHATAMAEARKAAEANLADVCSGPVSVTQTSQGFEPDTIFTVEVSCQVRGLAMLGLDVPTTLSSSFSSPLDPFRRSA; encoded by the coding sequence ATGTCCGTCCCTTCTCACGCCCAGCGCCGCCGGTCCGCGGACGACAGTGGCCTGTCCACCGTCGAGGTCGTGATCCTCGCGCCGGTGATGATCCTGTTCATCCTGGTGCTGGTGGCCTTCGGACAGCTGGTGGACGGCCGCGGGGCGCTCGACGGCGCGGCCCGGGACGCGGCCCGCGCGGGCTCGATCCAGAAGGACCACGCGACGGCCATGGCCGAGGCGAGGAAGGCCGCGGAGGCGAACCTCGCGGACGTCTGCTCGGGCCCGGTGTCCGTCACGCAGACCAGCCAGGGCTTCGAGCCGGACACCATCTTCACCGTCGAGGTGAGCTGCCAGGTGCGGGGCCTCGCCATGCTCGGCCTCGACGTCCCGACGACCCTGTCGTCGAGCTTCAGCTCCCCGCTCGACCCGTTCCGGAGGTCGGCGTGA
- a CDS encoding imidazolonepropionase-like domain-containing protein codes for MLTIHAAPLVLPAGAAPGMDAPVVDGAVVVDGDRITAVGPYDEVAEDAPGARVRRWPGVLTPGLRQWHPLWLLRHCYHPDPREADELGEQPLWGERLTALGELSETRWSGSVRRGVQRMLRYGTTAVASPGARFRDPLVATAVARSGLTVVGTTGAPGTLLGERPDLDPFAEGYDLPGTVHGPLTIGGRADLAVFDVPDEAALRERGAGTCVATVLAGRLVYRAR; via the coding sequence GTGCTGACGATCCACGCCGCCCCGCTGGTCCTCCCGGCGGGCGCGGCACCCGGTATGGACGCACCCGTCGTGGACGGCGCCGTCGTGGTCGACGGCGACCGGATCACGGCCGTGGGGCCCTACGACGAGGTCGCCGAGGACGCGCCCGGCGCGCGGGTGCGGCGCTGGCCCGGCGTGCTCACCCCGGGGCTGCGCCAGTGGCACCCGCTGTGGCTGCTGCGCCACTGCTACCACCCCGACCCGCGCGAAGCCGACGAGCTGGGCGAACAGCCCCTGTGGGGCGAGCGGCTGACCGCCCTGGGCGAGCTCAGCGAGACCCGCTGGTCGGGCAGCGTGCGGCGCGGAGTGCAGCGGATGCTGAGGTACGGCACGACGGCGGTCGCCTCACCCGGCGCCCGTTTCCGCGATCCCCTGGTGGCCACGGCCGTCGCCCGCTCCGGACTGACCGTCGTGGGGACCACGGGGGCTCCCGGCACGCTGCTCGGCGAGCGGCCCGACCTCGACCCGTTCGCGGAGGGGTACGACCTCCCGGGCACGGTCCACGGCCCGCTGACCATAGGCGGCCGGGCCGACCTGGCCGTGTTCGACGTGCCCGACGAGGCGGCCCTGCGCGAGCGCGGCGCAGGGACCTGTGTGGCGACCGTGCTGGCCGGCCGGCTGGTGTACCGGGCCCGCTGA
- a CDS encoding demethylmenaquinone methyltransferase, whose amino-acid sequence MTRASLDKQPHEVASMFDDVAERYDLTNDVLSLGQDRRWRKEVAKAVDARPAQKILDLAAGTGTSSLPFARTGAYVVPCDFSQGMLQVGKQRQPWLPYTAGDATRLPFKDDTFDAVTISFGLRNVQDTDAGLREMLRVTRPGGRIVICEFSHPTWAPLRTVYTEYLMRALPPVARAVSSSPDAYIYLAESIRAWPDQPALAERLGKAGWSRVAWRNLSGGIVALHRGFKAG is encoded by the coding sequence GTGACCCGCGCATCCCTGGACAAGCAGCCGCACGAAGTCGCCTCGATGTTCGACGACGTGGCGGAACGGTACGACCTGACCAACGACGTGCTGTCCCTCGGCCAGGACCGGCGATGGCGCAAGGAGGTAGCCAAGGCCGTCGACGCGCGCCCGGCCCAGAAGATCCTCGACCTGGCGGCGGGCACGGGCACCTCCTCGCTGCCCTTCGCCCGCACCGGCGCCTACGTCGTCCCGTGCGACTTCTCCCAGGGGATGCTCCAGGTCGGCAAGCAGCGGCAGCCCTGGCTGCCCTACACCGCCGGCGACGCGACGCGGCTCCCCTTCAAGGACGACACCTTCGACGCCGTCACCATCTCCTTCGGGCTGCGCAACGTGCAGGACACCGACGCGGGCCTGCGCGAGATGCTCCGGGTGACCCGGCCCGGCGGGCGGATCGTGATCTGCGAGTTCTCGCACCCGACGTGGGCGCCGCTGCGCACCGTCTACACCGAGTACCTGATGCGCGCCCTGCCGCCGGTCGCCCGCGCCGTGTCCTCCAGCCCCGACGCCTACATCTACCTCGCCGAGTCCATCCGCGCCTGGCCCGACCAGCCCGCCCTGGCCGAGCGGCTGGGCAAGGCCGGCTGGTCGCGGGTGGCCTGGCGCAACCTGAGCGGCGGCATCGTCGCCCTGCACCGGGGCTTCAAGGCCGGGTGA
- a CDS encoding CPBP family intramembrane glutamic endopeptidase, translated as MTNASPYPAHPSAHPVHPSAHPAYPTAPPVGPFPDPIPQPYHRLDRTTGRHRWWRPLAGTVLLAFAYFVILLVLLALSYGLGTALGAPELPDDGADLGPLGNTAMDLVSIAIALPLVLLATLWPARRRVGTVTSVTGRLRIGWLGRCLLAGLLPILLLTVTSFLLPDDSGDSGTWVGWRSFLTALAVLALLVPLQAAAEEYVFRGWLLQAVGAFVRSPWFAVIPQAVLFAAAHGWGTRWGFLGLLVNGLVAGLLTIRTGGLEAAIALHVLNNLLAFGASAAVVDGLSSDETAADAPWALALTAIVTDLLYAAIVLWFARRHKPQRLSAPTTPPDPRAHPARTA; from the coding sequence ATGACAAACGCATCGCCTTACCCCGCCCACCCGTCCGCGCACCCCGTCCACCCGTCCGCGCACCCCGCCTACCCGACCGCGCCCCCCGTCGGCCCGTTCCCGGACCCCATCCCTCAGCCGTACCACCGCCTGGACCGCACCACGGGCCGTCACCGCTGGTGGCGGCCGTTGGCCGGGACGGTGCTGCTTGCCTTCGCCTACTTCGTGATCCTGCTCGTGCTGCTGGCCCTCTCCTACGGGCTCGGGACGGCGCTCGGTGCCCCCGAACTGCCCGACGACGGTGCCGACTTAGGGCCGCTCGGGAACACCGCGATGGACCTCGTGTCCATCGCCATAGCCCTGCCCCTGGTGCTGCTGGCCACGCTGTGGCCGGCGAGACGGCGCGTCGGCACCGTCACGTCGGTCACCGGGCGGCTGCGGATCGGCTGGCTCGGGCGGTGTCTGCTGGCCGGCCTGCTGCCCATCCTCCTGCTCACGGTGACGTCCTTCCTCCTGCCGGACGACTCGGGTGATTCCGGCACCTGGGTGGGCTGGCGCTCCTTCCTCACGGCCCTGGCCGTGCTGGCCCTCCTCGTCCCGCTGCAGGCCGCGGCCGAGGAGTACGTCTTCCGCGGCTGGCTGCTCCAGGCGGTCGGGGCGTTCGTGCGCTCCCCGTGGTTCGCCGTGATCCCGCAGGCCGTGCTGTTCGCCGCGGCCCACGGCTGGGGCACCCGCTGGGGCTTCCTCGGTCTGCTGGTGAACGGCCTGGTGGCGGGACTGCTCACGATCCGCACCGGCGGACTGGAAGCGGCCATCGCCCTGCACGTCCTGAACAACCTGCTGGCCTTCGGAGCCTCCGCCGCGGTCGTCGACGGGCTGTCGTCGGACGAGACCGCGGCCGACGCGCCCTGGGCGCTGGCCCTCACCGCCATCGTCACCGACCTGCTCTACGCCGCGATCGTGCTGTGGTTCGCCCGACGTCACAAGCCGCAGCGCCTCTCGGCCCCGACCACCCCGCCGGACCCCCGCGCCCATCCCGCCCGCACGGCCTGA
- a CDS encoding PASTA domain-containing protein, which translates to MRVPRLVGLMAVDARETARAQGLLLSAPDRPELALAVVDYVVRQYPQPGAEVPRDSMVYVWFEFGPGEGGGGVHEPRIPRPPRGGLQRELDEPGDPYMVLSSP; encoded by the coding sequence GTGCGCGTACCGCGTCTGGTCGGCCTGATGGCCGTGGACGCTCGCGAGACGGCCCGGGCGCAGGGCCTCCTCCTCAGCGCGCCGGACCGGCCCGAGCTCGCTCTCGCCGTCGTCGACTACGTCGTACGCCAGTATCCGCAGCCCGGTGCCGAGGTGCCGCGGGACTCGATGGTCTACGTGTGGTTCGAGTTCGGCCCCGGTGAGGGCGGCGGGGGCGTGCACGAACCGCGGATCCCGCGTCCGCCCCGGGGCGGGCTCCAGCGCGAGCTGGACGAGCCGGGCGACCCGTACATGGTCCTCAGCTCGCCCTAG